The following are from one region of the Streptomyces fradiae genome:
- a CDS encoding SDR family oxidoreductase: MLRSSREPARRTFEGRTVVVTGASAGVGRATARAFGACGARVALLARGRVGLEAAAEEVRRAGGQALVVPVDMAVPWMVEEAADRVESRLGPVDVWVNAAFTSVFAPFLAAAPDEFERVTDVTYLGCVNGTRAALRRMLPRDSGAVVQVGSALGEAAVPLQAAYCGAKHAINGFTASVRLELLHRHSRVAVTVVQLPAVNTPQFSWSLSRLPYRPRPVAPVFQPEVAARAVLHAARRPRRKEYRVGASTAAAVLASRAVPGLLDRYVARTGYASQQTGEPSRGEDPHNLWAPLDGPDGQDHGAHGAFDDEAVAHSPYAALARHPAVTGAAAVGAAALAARTLHPRRGRGRGSGARGGEPR; this comes from the coding sequence GTGCTGCGGTCGTCCCGCGAGCCGGCGCGTCGGACGTTCGAGGGCCGGACCGTGGTGGTCACGGGTGCGAGCGCCGGGGTCGGCCGGGCCACCGCACGTGCCTTCGGTGCGTGCGGGGCCCGGGTGGCGCTGCTCGCGCGGGGCCGGGTGGGGCTCGAGGCGGCGGCCGAGGAGGTGCGCCGGGCCGGTGGTCAGGCGCTGGTGGTGCCGGTGGACATGGCGGTGCCGTGGATGGTCGAGGAGGCAGCGGACCGCGTCGAGAGCCGCCTGGGTCCGGTGGACGTGTGGGTGAACGCGGCGTTCACGTCCGTCTTCGCGCCGTTCCTCGCCGCGGCTCCGGACGAGTTCGAACGGGTCACGGACGTGACGTACCTCGGCTGCGTCAACGGGACCCGGGCCGCGCTGCGGCGGATGCTGCCCCGGGACTCCGGCGCGGTCGTGCAGGTGGGCTCGGCGCTCGGCGAGGCCGCCGTGCCGCTGCAGGCCGCGTACTGCGGGGCCAAGCACGCGATCAACGGCTTCACCGCCTCCGTACGGCTCGAACTCCTGCACCGCCACAGCCGGGTGGCGGTCACGGTGGTCCAGCTTCCGGCCGTGAACACCCCGCAGTTCTCGTGGTCGCTGTCCCGGCTGCCCTACCGGCCGCGCCCGGTGGCACCGGTGTTCCAGCCGGAGGTCGCGGCCCGGGCCGTGCTGCACGCCGCCCGCCGGCCGCGGCGCAAGGAGTACCGGGTCGGGGCCTCGACGGCGGCGGCGGTGCTCGCCAGCCGGGCGGTGCCCGGTCTCCTGGACCGGTACGTGGCCCGTACCGGTTACGCGTCCCAGCAGACGGGCGAGCCGTCGAGGGGCGAGGACCCGCACAATCTGTGGGCCCCGCTGGACGGGCCCGACGGACAGGACCACGGGGCCCATGGCGCCTTCGACGACGAGGCGGTCGCGCACTCGCCGTACGCGGCCCTGGCCCGCCATCCGGCCGTGACGGGCGCGGCGGCCGTGGGTGCTGCGGCGCTGGCGGCCCGGACTCTGCACCCACGGCGGGGGCGTGGCCGCGGCTCCGGCGCACGAGGCGGTGAACCGCGATGA
- a CDS encoding SRPBCC family protein: protein MSMVQETIRVTAPLRTVYGQWTRFEEFPRFMEGVEEVRQLDDRLCHWRTRVAGVTREFDTEIVDQLPDERISWRTVSAGVKQKGVVSFRRLDDTHTRVSLAMEVEPQGIVEKAGDALGFLEERVRGDLQRFKQYVEESDGTESGWRGRLRPADSTGTSPEPVEPAEPAEPERPGPYPGPLPDAPPGSPHI from the coding sequence ATGAGCATGGTGCAGGAGACGATCCGGGTGACCGCCCCACTGCGCACGGTGTACGGCCAGTGGACGCGGTTCGAGGAGTTTCCGCGCTTCATGGAGGGTGTCGAGGAAGTCCGGCAACTCGACGACCGCCTCTGCCACTGGCGTACCCGGGTGGCGGGAGTGACCCGTGAGTTCGACACCGAGATCGTCGACCAGCTCCCCGACGAGCGCATCTCCTGGCGCACGGTGAGCGCGGGCGTGAAGCAGAAGGGCGTCGTCAGTTTCCGGCGTCTCGACGACACGCACACGCGCGTGAGCCTGGCCATGGAGGTCGAGCCGCAGGGGATCGTCGAGAAGGCCGGTGACGCCCTCGGCTTCCTGGAGGAACGGGTCCGCGGCGATCTGCAGCGCTTCAAGCAATACGTCGAGGAGAGCGACGGCACCGAGAGCGGCTGGCGCGGTCGGCTGCGGCCCGCCGACAGCACGGGCACGTCACCGGAACCGGTCGAGCCCGCCGAACCCGCCGAGCCCGAGCGCCCGGGCCCTTACCCGGGACCGCTCCCCGACGCCCCTCCCGGCTCGCCCCACATCTGA
- a CDS encoding DUF5709 domain-containing protein — MTASQNSAKDQAEAPAEAHTTRTGPRGDDVYQPAGSDASNRPSDPFDPENALEVEPTEAPEEPGYSPPDRPVAVTRSGTTAGEQRAGASLDERLAKERPDVTPDDANGIGDLPGGEGEPLDAESGAVRAGRIVAADPSVPGRVAARDVGPDDGAAAAEEAAMHRDMAVDGGADRPPPPPAD; from the coding sequence ATGACCGCGTCGCAGAACTCCGCGAAGGATCAGGCGGAAGCCCCGGCGGAGGCCCACACCACGAGAACGGGCCCGCGCGGTGACGACGTGTACCAGCCGGCCGGCTCGGACGCCTCGAACCGGCCCAGCGACCCGTTCGACCCGGAGAACGCGCTGGAGGTCGAACCCACCGAGGCCCCCGAAGAGCCGGGCTACTCGCCGCCCGACCGGCCGGTCGCGGTCACCCGCAGCGGTACGACCGCCGGCGAACAGCGGGCGGGCGCGTCGCTCGACGAGCGGCTCGCGAAAGAGCGGCCGGACGTGACGCCCGACGACGCCAACGGCATCGGTGACCTGCCCGGCGGGGAGGGCGAGCCGCTCGACGCCGAATCCGGTGCCGTCCGTGCCGGGCGCATCGTCGCGGCCGACCCGTCCGTGCCGGGCCGGGTCGCCGCACGGGACGTCGGACCCGACGACGGGGCGGCGGCCGCCGAGGAAGCGGCGATGCACCGGGACATGGCGGTCGACGGCGGCGCGGACCGGCCGCCGCCACCACCGGCGGACTGA
- a CDS encoding Vms1/Ankzf1 family peptidyl-tRNA hydrolase: MKLDFLEPVTREGPWASVYATTGPPDEASAERHELVWRELCRSLEEQGADERTVGAVREELDRAGPEAGQRGLALFAADGRVALTCHLDRAPGVPSALWAELPRVTPLLDPARREPVCLVARVDRSGADYRTYGTGTGAGTAARTGKDAGADADAGERQGSVDGRDWPLHSAASGDWSAIHFDAAVENTWQENAALTARELAGVCRESGAQLIMLAGGARECHAVREQLPEELREITMISGHGGRAAGADTALLAADVEAARLEIAARHTEAVLDRFRAGRDDSGRHVTSVEGVPAVTDAARQHRVDTLLINPAGADTGREVWLGDEPDQLAVRRTEAAAAPGTARPRPVRADDALVLCATTTGGEAVMVPGDRSDGGPSGGIGAILRWPRSEPEATADR, translated from the coding sequence GTGAAGCTCGACTTCCTGGAACCCGTGACCCGTGAAGGGCCCTGGGCGTCCGTGTACGCAACGACCGGGCCGCCCGACGAGGCGTCGGCGGAGCGCCACGAACTCGTCTGGCGCGAGCTGTGCAGGTCCCTGGAGGAGCAGGGCGCGGACGAGCGGACCGTCGGCGCGGTGCGCGAGGAGCTGGACCGTGCCGGCCCCGAGGCCGGGCAGCGGGGACTCGCGCTCTTCGCGGCCGACGGCCGCGTCGCGCTCACCTGCCACCTCGACCGGGCACCCGGCGTACCGTCCGCCCTCTGGGCGGAACTGCCCCGCGTCACACCCCTGCTCGACCCCGCTCGCCGGGAGCCCGTCTGCCTCGTCGCGCGCGTCGACCGGAGCGGAGCCGACTACCGTACGTACGGCACCGGTACGGGTGCTGGTACGGCCGCCCGCACGGGCAAGGACGCGGGCGCGGACGCCGACGCGGGTGAGCGACAGGGCTCGGTCGACGGCCGCGACTGGCCCCTGCACAGCGCCGCCTCGGGCGACTGGTCGGCCATCCACTTCGACGCCGCCGTCGAGAACACCTGGCAGGAGAACGCGGCACTGACCGCCCGCGAACTGGCCGGCGTCTGCCGCGAGTCCGGCGCGCAGCTGATCATGCTCGCCGGCGGCGCGCGCGAATGCCACGCCGTGCGCGAGCAGTTGCCCGAGGAACTGCGGGAGATCACCATGATCAGCGGCCACGGCGGCCGCGCCGCGGGCGCCGACACGGCCCTGCTCGCGGCCGACGTGGAAGCCGCACGTCTGGAGATCGCGGCTCGGCACACCGAGGCCGTACTCGACCGCTTCCGCGCCGGCCGGGACGACAGCGGCCGGCACGTCACCTCCGTCGAGGGCGTCCCCGCGGTGACCGACGCCGCCCGGCAGCATCGGGTCGACACCCTGCTGATCAACCCGGCGGGCGCGGACACCGGCCGGGAGGTCTGGCTCGGCGACGAACCGGACCAGCTGGCCGTACGGCGTACCGAGGCCGCGGCCGCGCCGGGCACCGCCCGGCCGCGTCCGGTCCGGGCCGACGACGCCCTGGTGCTGTGCGCGACGACGACCGGCGGCGAGGCGGTCATGGTGCCGGGCGACCGCTCGGACGGCGGCCCCTCCGGAGGCATCGGCGCGATCCTGCGCTGGCCGCGCAGCGAGCCGGAGGCGACGGCCGACCGCTGA
- a CDS encoding DUF6213 family protein: MTASSPFLLLSGGHLLVRADQMTALLRHVAAVWLQATDRGETDYDPATVLALANGLMEVADQIDAECIALLPPKDEEEEDDDAEDAED, encoded by the coding sequence ATGACGGCCTCGTCCCCCTTCCTCCTCCTCTCGGGCGGGCATCTCCTCGTCCGGGCGGACCAGATGACCGCGCTGCTGCGACACGTCGCGGCCGTCTGGCTGCAGGCCACGGACCGGGGAGAGACGGACTACGATCCGGCCACCGTCCTCGCCCTCGCGAACGGGCTCATGGAGGTGGCCGACCAGATCGACGCCGAGTGCATCGCGCTGCTGCCGCCCAAGGACGAGGAAGAGGAAGACGACGACGCGGAAGACGCCGAGGACTGA
- a CDS encoding Hsp20/alpha crystallin family protein, producing the protein MNFPVRRGTGGGLMPRPVWGMWDPWRDFEDMWSQMGRYLEQAAGPGMTMAERGGWTPTAEMNETDDAYVIKAEMPGIPRDDIEVELKGNELCITGEMDEKSEGKMLTRRRGSFCYRTSLPGSIDSEHVEADLDDGILTVRVPKSEAARPYKIPVAGNGGESKAA; encoded by the coding sequence ATGAACTTCCCGGTTCGACGCGGCACCGGCGGCGGACTCATGCCTCGCCCCGTCTGGGGCATGTGGGATCCCTGGCGGGACTTCGAGGACATGTGGAGCCAGATGGGCCGATACCTGGAGCAGGCCGCGGGGCCCGGCATGACGATGGCCGAGCGAGGCGGCTGGACGCCGACCGCCGAGATGAACGAGACCGATGACGCCTATGTCATCAAGGCCGAGATGCCCGGCATTCCCCGTGACGACATCGAGGTGGAGCTCAAGGGGAACGAGCTGTGCATCACCGGCGAGATGGACGAGAAGTCCGAAGGCAAGATGCTCACCCGGCGCAGGGGTTCCTTCTGCTACCGGACCAGCCTCCCGGGCAGCATCGACAGTGAGCACGTCGAGGCCGACCTCGACGACGGCATCCTGACCGTACGGGTGCCCAAGTCCGAGGCGGCTCGGCCGTACAAGATCCCTGTCGCGGGCAACGGCGGTGAGAGCAAGGCCGCGTAA
- a CDS encoding amidase: MKRKRSVAAVTAALAVAPLLMAGAPGQRAAAAEAGAGGAPPGVASATLRGVDLDTVTIPELQARMKRGSLTSAELTRAYLHRIETVDPKINAVLRTSPTALDQARASDVRHRLGKVRGPLDGIPVLLKDNVDTRDMPTTAGSLALAGNPPVRDAELVARLRAAGAVILGKANLSEWANFRAAKPTSGWSAVGGQTRNPYVLDRNPCGSSAGSAAALAASLAQVAIGTETDGSIVCPAGMNGVVGHKPSLGLVSRSGVVPISAEQDTAGPMARNVVDTAITLSVLSGHHDAGTAGAVDAAARSGGLRGKRIGLWRLPSLGADVDALMTRTAARLRAAGAQVVEVTPPYQARLAELEFPALLSEFHRDIDAYLATRNGPRDLAALIEFNRAHPAERTCFAGQELFEQALAAPPVTDPEYQAMRAELKDLSRRSIDETMADHDLDAIASPANPPAWTTDCARGDNDVIPSSTPAAVSGYPSLSVPAGFVGELPVGLLLMAGDHQDAALLSLGAAVEQRLDAWRAPRYLPSVTSDTTSVGTNGSDTTG, from the coding sequence ATGAAGAGGAAGAGAAGCGTTGCGGCGGTGACCGCGGCTCTGGCCGTGGCGCCCCTTCTGATGGCGGGTGCGCCGGGGCAGCGGGCGGCGGCCGCCGAGGCCGGTGCCGGTGGTGCCCCGCCCGGCGTCGCGTCGGCGACCCTGCGCGGAGTGGATCTGGACACGGTGACGATCCCCGAGTTGCAGGCCCGCATGAAGCGCGGGTCCCTGACCTCGGCGGAGCTGACCCGGGCGTACCTCCACCGGATCGAGACGGTCGACCCGAAGATCAACGCGGTGCTCCGCACCAGCCCCACCGCCCTGGACCAGGCGCGCGCCAGTGATGTCAGGCATCGCCTCGGGAAGGTCCGCGGCCCGCTCGACGGCATCCCCGTCCTGCTGAAGGACAACGTGGACACCCGCGACATGCCGACGACGGCCGGGTCGCTCGCACTGGCCGGAAACCCGCCGGTCCGGGACGCGGAGCTGGTGGCGAGGCTGCGCGCGGCGGGAGCCGTGATCCTGGGCAAGGCCAATCTGTCCGAGTGGGCCAACTTCCGTGCGGCGAAGCCGACGTCGGGCTGGTCGGCGGTGGGCGGGCAGACCCGCAACCCGTACGTCCTCGACCGCAATCCCTGCGGATCGTCCGCCGGTTCGGCCGCCGCGCTCGCCGCCTCGCTGGCGCAGGTGGCGATCGGCACCGAGACGGACGGCTCCATCGTGTGTCCGGCCGGGATGAACGGGGTCGTCGGCCACAAGCCCAGCCTCGGCCTGGTCAGCCGGTCCGGCGTCGTCCCGATCTCCGCCGAGCAGGACACGGCCGGACCCATGGCACGCAATGTCGTCGACACGGCGATCACCCTCTCGGTGCTCAGCGGCCACCATGACGCCGGGACCGCAGGGGCCGTGGACGCGGCCGCGCGCTCCGGTGGTCTGCGCGGCAAGCGGATCGGCCTCTGGCGGCTCCCCTCGCTCGGCGCCGACGTCGACGCCCTGATGACCCGGACCGCGGCCCGGCTGCGGGCCGCCGGCGCACAGGTCGTCGAGGTGACGCCGCCGTACCAGGCCCGGCTGGCCGAGCTGGAGTTCCCGGCCCTGCTGAGCGAGTTCCACCGGGACATCGACGCCTACCTCGCCACCCGCAACGGGCCGCGCGACCTCGCCGCCCTGATCGAGTTCAACCGCGCGCACCCGGCCGAGCGGACCTGCTTCGCCGGCCAGGAACTCTTCGAGCAGGCGCTGGCCGCGCCGCCGGTCACGGATCCGGAATATCAGGCCATGCGCGCCGAGCTGAAGGACCTGTCCCGGCGGTCCATCGACGAGACCATGGCCGACCACGACCTGGACGCCATCGCCTCCCCGGCGAACCCGCCCGCCTGGACGACCGACTGCGCGCGTGGCGACAACGACGTGATCCCCTCCTCCACCCCGGCCGCCGTGTCCGGCTACCCCTCGCTGTCCGTGCCCGCCGGGTTCGTCGGCGAGTTGCCGGTCGGCCTGCTCCTGATGGCCGGCGACCACCAGGACGCGGCGCTGCTGTCGCTGGGTGCGGCGGTGGAGCAGCGCCTGGACGCGTGGCGCGCGCCGCGGTACCTGCCGTCGGTGACGTCCGACACGACCAGCGTCGGCACCAACGGCTCCGACACCACCGGCTAG
- a CDS encoding glycosyl hydrolase 53 family protein, producing the protein MHAVPRRTLRAAAVTAALGALLLAPLPAQEARAAATLTNAGFESGGTGTATPAGWATYSAAGQNSASYTEAGGHGGSYRLTHWSASAYKVETYQYLTGLSDGGYTLSAWVRSSGGQNAAYLALRNCGSAEQRTELPPTPNGAWIRIVTPVVVSGGACTVSVNSDARAGDWINVDDLTLTPGTAGLAVKGVDVSSLKKSEDLGGVYRTGGGTQGDALGILRSAGANYARLKVWVNPADGYNDKARVLTMAKRIKAQGMKLLVDFHYSDIWADPGAQTKPAAWSGHSYDQLKTDVYSHTYDVLNALKAQGTTADMVQIGNEINTGMLWPEGSTDNWSRLAGLLKSGVSAAKAVSSSTQVALHLAHGGDNALYRWWFDNATAQGVPFDVIAVSFYGYWHGPLSSLQANLDDVSARYNKKVMVVETAYPFRLDSEDGHENIIDTTAELVSGYPASTAGQSAWLRDVMSVVEAVPGGRGLGVVYWEPTWTAVAGNGWDPADPASGNGWENQALFDYADRLLPAAGRLAHR; encoded by the coding sequence ATGCACGCCGTACCACGCAGGACCCTGCGAGCCGCCGCCGTGACCGCCGCGCTCGGCGCTCTGCTGCTCGCCCCGCTGCCCGCCCAGGAGGCCCGGGCCGCCGCCACGCTCACCAACGCCGGGTTCGAGTCCGGCGGAACCGGCACCGCGACTCCCGCCGGATGGGCCACCTACTCGGCGGCGGGCCAGAACTCCGCCTCGTACACCGAGGCCGGCGGCCACGGCGGGAGCTACCGGCTCACGCACTGGTCGGCCTCCGCGTACAAGGTGGAGACGTACCAGTATCTGACCGGCCTCTCCGACGGCGGCTACACGCTCAGCGCGTGGGTGCGGTCGAGCGGGGGCCAGAACGCGGCCTATCTCGCGCTGCGCAACTGCGGCTCCGCCGAGCAGCGCACGGAGCTGCCGCCCACGCCGAACGGGGCGTGGATACGGATCGTGACGCCCGTCGTGGTGAGCGGCGGCGCCTGCACGGTGAGCGTGAACTCCGATGCCAGGGCCGGTGACTGGATCAACGTGGACGACCTGACGCTGACGCCCGGCACCGCCGGCCTCGCGGTGAAGGGCGTCGACGTGTCCTCCCTGAAGAAGAGCGAGGACCTGGGCGGGGTGTACCGCACCGGCGGCGGCACCCAGGGGGACGCGCTCGGCATCCTGAGGTCGGCCGGGGCGAACTACGCCCGGCTCAAGGTGTGGGTGAACCCGGCCGACGGCTACAACGACAAGGCCCGGGTGCTCACCATGGCCAAGCGGATCAAGGCCCAGGGCATGAAGCTGCTCGTCGACTTCCACTACTCGGACATCTGGGCCGACCCGGGGGCGCAGACCAAGCCCGCGGCGTGGTCGGGGCACTCGTACGACCAGCTGAAGACGGACGTCTACAGCCACACCTACGACGTCCTGAACGCGCTGAAGGCGCAGGGCACCACGGCCGACATGGTGCAGATCGGCAACGAGATCAACACCGGGATGCTGTGGCCCGAGGGTTCCACGGACAACTGGTCGCGGCTTGCCGGGCTGCTGAAGTCGGGGGTGTCGGCGGCGAAGGCGGTGTCGTCGTCGACGCAGGTGGCCTTGCATCTGGCGCACGGCGGTGACAACGCCCTCTACCGCTGGTGGTTCGACAACGCCACGGCCCAGGGCGTGCCGTTCGACGTGATCGCGGTCTCCTTCTACGGGTACTGGCACGGCCCGCTGTCCTCGCTCCAGGCCAACCTGGACGACGTCTCCGCCCGGTACAACAAGAAGGTGATGGTCGTGGAGACGGCCTATCCGTTCCGCCTGGACAGCGAGGACGGCCACGAGAACATCATCGACACGACCGCCGAGCTCGTCTCCGGCTACCCGGCGAGCACGGCGGGCCAGTCGGCGTGGCTGCGGGACGTCATGAGCGTGGTCGAGGCGGTCCCGGGCGGCCGAGGCCTCGGCGTCGTCTACTGGGAGCCGACGTGGACGGCGGTCGCCGGGAACGGCTGGGACCCGGCCGACCCGGCGTCCGGCAACGGCTGGGAGAACCAGGCGCTGTTCGACTACGCCGACCGGCTCCTGCCGGCGGCGGGCCGGCTCGCCCACCGCTGA
- a CDS encoding beta-galactosidase, whose product MPPTAPKGLTRLAFGGDYNPEQWPESVWHEDVRLMREAGVTMVSVGIFSWALLEPEPGRYDFAWLDRVLGLLHDNGVRVDLGTPTVAPPAWFYRAHPEALPVTREGVRHSYGSRGAICHSSPAYREAAARITTALAARYAEHPALALWHVHNEYGVPVSDCYCENCAAGFRRWLARTYGSVEAVNEAWGTAFWGQVYGTYEQIDPPRLTPTVGNPAQQLDYRRFTDATILESFRAERDILHRLSPGVPVTTNFMTALSQCDSLDYWAWGREVDLVTNDHYLITDGRRTHVNLAMAADLTRSVAGGAPWLLLEHSTSGVNWQARNPAKRPGEMARNSLAHVARGSEGAMFFQWRQSRRGAEKFHSAMLPHGGTDTRVWREVVRLGGDLEALEAVRGTRTVPDVALLWDWQSWWAQSLEWRPTVDLDARERADSFYEALYDRHLTVDFAHPESDLSAYPLVVVPALYLATEATGRNLRTYVENGGTLVVSCFSGIVDEHDAVHEGGCPGVLKDVLGVAVEEWSPLLDGEGVRIAGPGGASLPADVWTEFVVPRGAEPVWTYADGPAAGGPAVTRHRLGRGTAWYISTRLDAAALAGILGAACEDAGVPTRSLPRDVEVVHRAGESGRFLFVLNHTSQETKVPLDGPGTELLSGDRVGGRLAVPAGAVRVVRLDD is encoded by the coding sequence ATGCCGCCGACCGCCCCCAAGGGCCTCACCCGGCTCGCCTTCGGCGGGGACTACAACCCCGAGCAGTGGCCGGAAAGCGTCTGGCACGAGGACGTACGGCTCATGCGCGAGGCCGGCGTGACCATGGTCAGCGTCGGCATCTTCTCCTGGGCCCTGCTCGAACCCGAACCCGGCCGCTACGACTTCGCCTGGCTGGACCGCGTGCTCGGCCTCCTGCACGACAACGGCGTCCGGGTCGACCTCGGCACCCCCACCGTCGCGCCGCCCGCCTGGTTCTACCGGGCCCACCCCGAGGCCCTGCCGGTCACCCGCGAGGGCGTGCGCCACTCGTACGGCTCGCGCGGCGCGATCTGCCACAGCTCCCCCGCCTACCGGGAGGCCGCCGCCCGGATCACCACCGCGCTCGCCGCCCGCTACGCCGAGCACCCGGCGCTCGCCCTCTGGCACGTGCACAACGAGTACGGCGTGCCCGTCAGCGACTGCTACTGCGAGAACTGCGCGGCCGGCTTCCGGCGCTGGCTCGCCCGGACGTACGGGTCGGTCGAGGCCGTCAACGAGGCGTGGGGCACCGCGTTCTGGGGGCAGGTCTACGGCACGTACGAGCAGATCGACCCGCCCCGGCTCACCCCGACCGTCGGCAACCCCGCCCAGCAGCTCGACTACCGGCGCTTCACCGACGCCACGATCCTGGAGAGCTTCCGCGCCGAACGGGACATCCTCCACCGGCTCTCCCCCGGCGTCCCCGTCACCACCAACTTCATGACGGCGCTCAGCCAGTGCGACTCCCTCGACTACTGGGCCTGGGGCCGCGAGGTCGACCTGGTCACCAACGACCACTACCTGATCACCGACGGCCGCCGCACCCACGTCAACCTCGCCATGGCCGCCGACCTCACCCGCTCCGTCGCCGGCGGCGCACCCTGGCTGCTGCTCGAACACTCCACGAGCGGCGTCAACTGGCAGGCCCGCAACCCCGCCAAGCGCCCGGGCGAGATGGCCCGCAACTCCCTCGCACACGTCGCCCGCGGCTCCGAGGGCGCGATGTTCTTCCAGTGGCGGCAGTCCCGGCGCGGCGCCGAGAAGTTCCACTCCGCGATGCTGCCGCACGGCGGCACCGACACCCGCGTCTGGCGCGAGGTGGTCCGGCTCGGCGGCGACCTGGAAGCCCTGGAGGCCGTGCGCGGCACCCGTACCGTGCCCGACGTCGCCCTGCTGTGGGACTGGCAGTCCTGGTGGGCGCAGTCCCTGGAGTGGCGGCCCACGGTGGACCTCGACGCGCGGGAGCGGGCCGACAGCTTCTACGAGGCGCTGTACGACCGGCACCTCACGGTCGACTTCGCGCACCCCGAGTCCGATCTGTCCGCCTATCCGCTGGTCGTCGTCCCCGCCCTCTACCTGGCCACCGAGGCCACCGGCCGGAATCTGCGCACGTACGTGGAGAACGGCGGCACCCTCGTCGTCTCCTGCTTCTCCGGCATCGTCGACGAGCACGACGCCGTCCACGAGGGCGGATGTCCGGGCGTCCTGAAGGACGTGCTCGGCGTCGCCGTCGAGGAGTGGTCACCGCTGCTCGACGGCGAGGGCGTACGGATCGCCGGGCCGGGCGGCGCGTCGCTGCCGGCCGACGTGTGGACCGAGTTCGTCGTGCCGCGCGGCGCCGAGCCGGTGTGGACGTACGCCGACGGGCCGGCCGCGGGCGGCCCCGCCGTCACCCGTCACCGGCTCGGCCGGGGCACCGCCTGGTACATCTCCACCCGCCTGGACGCGGCGGCCCTGGCCGGGATCCTCGGCGCCGCCTGCGAGGACGCGGGCGTGCCGACCCGCTCGCTGCCGCGCGACGTGGAGGTCGTCCACCGCGCGGGCGAGAGCGGGCGCTTCCTCTTCGTGCTCAACCACACGTCGCAGGAGACGAAGGTGCCGCTGGACGGACCGGGCACCGAGCTCCTGAGCGGCGACCGGGTCGGCGGCCGGCTGGCCGTCCCCGCGGGCGCGGTCCGGGTCGTCCGCCTCGACGACTGA
- a CDS encoding ABC transporter substrate-binding protein, protein MPHALHRRRVLVATAAATAVVLGATTLTACGSGSGSGGDGAESGPVSLTYWSWAPNMDKVAAIWNAEHPEIKVTVQKQASGDDLVTKIITAAKAHQAPDLVQAEFQALPTLVSNDALADISAEVSGAKDKFAPGLWQQTTLGSDAVYAVPQDSGPLMFFYRTDLFQQYGLKVPTTWDEFAATAKALKTKAPDKALTTFSSNDAGLFAGLAQQAGAQWWTAQDQKWKVGIDDAATKKVADFWGGLVKDGAIDNQPMYTPAWNKALNTGEQLAWVSAVWAPGVLTTAAPDTQGKWAMAPLPQWDTAKPATGSWGGSTTAVTTDSKHKAAAAKFATWLNTDPKALSALVKEAGIYPAATAAQSGPALAQPPAFFAGQTDFYTRAAEIAKTTAPAAWGPNVNVAYTSFKDEFGKAAKARSGFDQALTAMRDATVADLKKQGFEVAP, encoded by the coding sequence ATGCCCCACGCGCTGCACCGCCGTCGCGTTCTCGTCGCCACGGCCGCCGCCACCGCCGTCGTCCTCGGCGCGACGACCCTCACCGCCTGCGGCTCCGGCTCCGGTTCCGGCGGCGACGGGGCCGAGTCCGGCCCCGTCTCGCTCACCTACTGGTCCTGGGCGCCCAACATGGACAAGGTGGCCGCGATCTGGAACGCCGAGCACCCCGAGATCAAGGTCACGGTGCAGAAGCAGGCCTCGGGCGACGACCTCGTCACCAAGATCATCACGGCCGCCAAGGCCCACCAGGCCCCCGACCTCGTCCAGGCCGAGTTCCAGGCGCTGCCCACCCTCGTCAGCAACGACGCCCTCGCCGACATCTCCGCTGAAGTGTCCGGCGCCAAGGACAAGTTCGCCCCCGGCCTCTGGCAGCAGACCACCCTCGGCTCCGACGCCGTCTACGCGGTGCCCCAGGACTCCGGCCCGCTGATGTTCTTCTACCGCACCGACCTCTTCCAGCAGTACGGCCTCAAGGTCCCCACCACCTGGGACGAGTTCGCCGCCACCGCCAAGGCGCTCAAGACCAAGGCCCCCGACAAGGCCCTCACCACCTTCTCCTCCAACGACGCCGGCCTCTTCGCCGGCCTCGCCCAGCAGGCCGGCGCCCAGTGGTGGACCGCCCAGGACCAGAAGTGGAAGGTCGGCATCGACGACGCCGCCACCAAGAAGGTCGCCGACTTCTGGGGCGGCCTCGTCAAGGACGGCGCCATCGACAACCAGCCCATGTACACCCCCGCCTGGAACAAGGCCCTCAACACCGGCGAGCAGCTCGCCTGGGTCAGCGCCGTCTGGGCCCCCGGCGTCCTCACCACCGCCGCCCCCGACACCCAGGGCAAGTGGGCCATGGCCCCGCTGCCCCAGTGGGACACCGCCAAGCCCGCCACCGGCAGCTGGGGCGGCTCCACCACGGCCGTCACCACCGACTCGAAGCACAAGGCCGCCGCGGCGAAGTTCGCCACCTGGCTCAACACCGACCCCAAGGCCCTCTCCGCCCTGGTCAAGGAGGCCGGCATCTACCCCGCCGCCACCGCCGCCCAGAGCGGCCCGGCCCTCGCCCAGCCGCCCGCCTTCTTCGCCGGCCAGACCGACTTCTACACCCGGGCCGCCGAGATAGCGAAGACCACCGCCCCCGCCGCCTGGGGCCCCAACGTCAACGTGGCCTACACCTCCTTCAAGGACGAGTTCGGCAAGGCCGCCAAGGCCAGGTCCGGCTTCGACCAGGCCCTCACCGCCATGCGGGACGCCACCGTCGCCGACCTGAAGAAGCAGGGCTTCGAGGTCGCCCCGTGA